In the Salvia splendens isolate huo1 chromosome 16, SspV2, whole genome shotgun sequence genome, GAGGGATAGAGATATGGTTGGATCGGATAGTTTGAGCTCATTGCCTTCTCTGTCGCCTCCGCCGGCAGAGAAAAAGCAACCGCCAAAGCAGTGGGGAGTGACCAAGCCCTTGTCGCTAGCTGGGCCGATTGATGCCGATATTCAGAGGAACAAGGACTTGGAGAAGGTTTGTTGCATTCTGTGCTTGCTATCTGGCTTAAATTTGCCGTGGTTGCTGATAGTTTTGTGGGATTCTCATGAAATGGGGCTTTGTTTCTATTTGATTTTAGTTTTTGGTTGACTCGGGGCTTTACGAGAGTGCGGAAGAATCTGCCAAAAGGGAATCCGTTCTTGCGCTACTTAAGCAGGTACTGATGTAAATAAATGCTACTATTAATGCAGGTTTCAAATAATCTAATGTGCCCTGGATTATTTTCCATAGAACTATGTGATaggagtagtattaatttttttctctagAACAAGGTGTGCCGCACTGCCTTGTGCATTGTAACATTGAGAATTATAGTAAATGTAGTTGAATGGAATTTGGAGTGTAGTGGCTGTTTAAATCTCTGAATTGTATGTAAGGAAGGTTGCAGTAATGACTGTACTGGTGTACTTGTTTGATGATTCTGATCGATGCATAAACAGTTGCTCTGTTGTGGTAGATGTCCTCAGTGATAGTCTGATTGTTCTATTAATATTCTCTGACTAGCTTTTTGAGTTGTGTTTGAAGGCTTCAAATACTGGACTTGCTCTGTAGAGACCTTAGTAAACTTGAACTTGTGGTGTAATTTCGCTTGTATGGTTTGGGATATTAGCCTTATTAGTTGCAAACTGTAGTGGCTAtttctctgtgtttgtttcCTGACCACTGGCTAGAAGGTTGCTTGCCATCTAAAGTAGACTAAACTATGTACATATCAGTTAATGGTTCAGCTTTGCCAATGGACGGAAGTAGAGGTGCGTGTACTCAGCTTGTCGTCAAAAACAGATGGATTTCGTACTCCATTAAATAACTTAAATGAATCTAGTGAATTCCCAATCTGTTGTGCCTCCCATATGGTGCAATTATGGTCCTTGCATTTGGTCATCCGtagaaggaaaagaaatgataTCCAGTTAAGAAAATTCctttttatactctctccgttccatagtaatagagtcattttgccattttggtacgtttcatagtaatagagtcatttccctttttagtaaaagtcaacacatttctccacacctactttactctctcttaatttattctctcttcatctctctacctttttcattttccactttattctccctttacttaactcaaacacaattttcttaatctccgtgcctaAAAGAAACGcttccattactatggaacggagtgaGTAGTTGATTATAAGCACCGTAAGTTTATGCTAATTTAAAGCTTTCTTTTGAGCAATTTGATGCAGATTCATATGATCATTTCTATGGTTTGTTCTATCTATAATACGAGTACATTTTTTGTGTTATTGGATAGTGGTGTTGCTTGTAAattattccctccgttccagaaagtttgtcacatttttccatttccggcCGTCCCACAAAATTGTCACATCTcgctttttaccattttttgttgtggaccctatattccactaactcattctcactcaacATTTAATtaggagtataaaactaatatataaaagtatgacccacaCCCACtaatttttcaactcactttccgttacatttcttaaaacccttgtccggtctaagtgtgacaaaatttctgggacggagggagtagtaccgTAAGTTAATGCACATAATCGGTAGTGTTCTTCATTCCAATTTTAACTTAATTGTATTCTTAATTTTCTATTGTAGATTGTGAAAGATTGGGTGAAAGAGCTTACTCGGTTGAGGGGATACACCGATCAAATGGTGGAAGATGCCAATGCTGTTATTTTTACTTTTGGTTCTTATAGACTTGGTGTAAGGAGCTTTTATACATAATTGGATTTTCCATCATTTACAGCATTTTATTTTGCTTTTCAGTTGAAGCCGGAGTATTTTCAGAAAGATTGAATCTCCTTACGTATCTTTTGAAGGGAAGTATTGAAGAAATTGTAACTTCTGAAAATGATTTTGAAAAATCTTGCAGCTTGCTTGAGGGGCTTTATAAATGTTGTACATGGTTTGGAAGGTTATAATATCTCAATTATAACTATTAGAGGATTGAATATTGATACACCGTAAAGTCCAATCTGGGATTGGAAGAAAACACTACCAAGatcttaattaaaattatgCTGGCCGTGTCTGATGCATGTACAGTTGCTGCGTATGCAAtgatttattgttttttttattatgcatATGTTAGCTTTTTGAAAATCTAGATATTCTATAATGTAGATCTTGTTAGTGCTTTCTCTTATttcaattcaattattttataaatagatCTTTCACTTGAGTATTTCAATGCAAATCTTGTGGCATCTAGTTTTGCTGCGATATTAATTTTGGTTTCTTTTACCAGGTACATGGCCCTGGTGCAGACATTGATACTTTGTGTATTGGACCATCCTATGTTAACCGGGAGGTAAAATGTGAAGATTTCCCTATTCTGGACTTGGTGTTTATATTAGTGTATTTGCTCATCAGAATATTTTGCTTACAGGAAGACTTCTTTTTTGTACTTCATAACATTTTGGCTAAGATGGAAGAAGTCTCTGAACTTCATCCAGTATCCGACGCTCACGTCCCTGTTATGAAATTCAAGCTTGATGGAATATCAATTGATCTTTTGTATGCAAGTATTTCACTCTTGGTCATTCCAGATgtgagttttttatttttttttcttcaaaatagtTGCAAAATTCTTCCCTGTGCATGCTTTTGCTACTACTGTTGTTCCACATATGATTCATTTTGCTTCCTAATGTCCAATACCCGACTTATTAGATCAGTAAGACAAGAGTGGTTCAGTTTGAAAAGTTTTGTTGATACTCTTATGCTGTTTTTACTATGTTATTGTGTCCAAAAATAGAGAAAATCTCAGTTACTTTTTCTCTGCATGCGACCAATGCTTACCTGCACTAGTTTATTTATTCTGATTTCTTTCATAGTTCATATTTGCTATCATAAGCTTAATTGTAAAATGAGCCAAAGAATTCTGCATTCAGCTAGTGTTGCATGCTCATCACACAGGCATAGTTGTACCCAACTTTTGAGTAAATTGGCTTGTTCTTACAATTTTACATTATTGATGTTAGTTTAATACGGCTGTATACAGGATTTGGACATCTCAAACATCTCTGTGCTGTATGACATAGACGAACCAACTGTTCGTAGTCTTAATGGATGCCGAGTAGCTGATCAAATTCTCAAACTTGTTCCAAATGTCAAGGTACCTATATTAGTAAAACATGAATGTGGTATACCCGTTGTTCTTGTTTTTATGAGTTTCCCTTTCCATGTCTGTTGCTTATTCTCGTATCTTATTACCATGCAATCTCAGAACTTCCGGATTACTCTGCAATGCCTAAAGTTCTGGGCTAAGAGACGTGGTGTTTATTCAAATGTAAGTTGTGTTTTCTGTAGAATACCTAATGCTGTACAATCTCTGTGAAAGAGTTGACGTATGCAATACATCCCTTTCCATTACAGGTGATGGGTTTTCTTGGTGGTGTGAACTGGGCAATTCTCGTTGCTCGGTTATGCCAGTTTTATCCAAAAGCAAATCCTAGCATGCTTGTTTCTCGTTTCTTCAGAGTGTATACGTTGTGGCGCTGGCCAAATCCTGTGATGCTTAGTGAAATTGAGGATAATGAACTTGGGTTCTCTGTGTGGGATCCTCGTAAGAATCCTTGGGATCGAAATCATCTCATGCCAATCATAACCCCTGCCTACCCATGCATGAACTCCAGTTACAATGTTTCATCCAGTACTCTTCGGGTTATTGCAGAACAGTTTCAGTTTGCCAAAGAGATCTGTGAGGTAGGATTTTGTTCAACTTTTTGATATTGACACTTTGCAGTGTCATAGTGGTCTTTTACGACTTCTGCATTGTAATCATTTGACTTTGATTTGCATCTACAGGATATTGAGCTGAATAAGCTGCAGTGGAATGCTTTATTTGAACAGTATTTATTCTTTGAGAGCTATAAAAATTATCTACAGGTCAACATCGTTGCTTCCGATCTTGATGACTTGCGTTCTTGGAGAGGTTGGGTTGAATCCCGTCTGAGACAGCTAACTTTGATGGTAATATCTCTCTTGCTTTGGTTTCCTAGAAGCCTTAACGTTCTGGTTACTTTTATCAAGGTTTTCTTCTCCTATTTTTGGTTTTCTTTGGACGCGTGCAGATAGAGCGGGATACGACTGGGAAGTTACAGTGTCATCCTTACCCACATGATTATGTTGATTCCTCAAAGCAGTGTGCTCATTGTGTCTTTTTCATGGGCTTACAAAGGAAGCAAGGGGAGGTTATTCAGGAAGGCCAACAGTTTGACATCCGTAAGACTGTTGATGAATTTAGACATCAAATAAACTCATACGTGTATTGGAAGCCCGGGATGGATATATATGTTTCTCATGTTCGTAGAAAGCAAATACCTTCTTATGTGTTTCCAGAGGGCTACAAACGAAGTCGACATACGAGATCATTGAGTCAGCAACAAGTTGATAAGAATTCTAGTGAAGGTAGTGAGGGCTGCAGGCCAGAATCTGCTGAGAGGATTCCAAAACGAAAGAAGGGCTGTGACGGATCAGAGGTGGAGGGAAGTCCTGAGAAAAGACCCTCCATTAGTCCTCAGAGGCAGGTTTCAGTCTCGCCGGAATTTATTTGTTCGAGAGATTCATTGAGTGGCAGTTGCTCTCCGCTGTTTGAAACAACAAAGGAGAAGCCATCGGTGATGGTAGAATCTCTCCTTGTGAATGAAATGGCAAAAGAAGTAGTTCCTGTGGTTACAAAGGATGTGAAAACCAGATCTAATAGAAATGACTTGCAGTTTGATGATTGTGATGAAGAGATGAATCCAAACTCAATACGGATGCAGTCAAACCAGGGGATGCATTGTGCAGAATTTTCTGATGCTAGCTACATCCCAAGTTCTGGCACTATTCAACATTTGAGCAGCAGTAATAGTATGGAGAATGATAATGAAGGATCTGCACTGGATAGATCAAGCGAAGATAACGCACAGCTGCTTATGTATAATGGATGTGAGAATGGTGCTTCTATTCTTGGGGATGGACTACGAGAGAGGTTAGAGGTTTTGGATATAAGTTTCTTTGTCCCTTTATTTTGATATGCATGAGCTATACTGTTCTGTGCTTGTATTTGATATATGTTTTACTACTATAACATTTTTTACATTTCTCCACACATTTGCTATTTACCATGTAGTACCATTTTGTGGAATTCTTGCCACTATTGAATTATTAtgcttttttttgttgttttatttgCTTAACAGAATTGATGATCTTGTTTGGTTTGTTTTCATGAAGCCTAACGAAGCGCTTGCaatggttctcaaatctggagAGGGAGTTGGGTCCGAACCTGTTGAGAAGAACGTTGTGAGGCATGTTTATCACAATTTTAAAGTACATATACTTTTTTTATTACCACTATACAATACTGTCTTTATACTTCTTTGTCTTGGTTACTTTTGTCTATTAATGCAGCAACAGGCTGAGTCTCACTTCACCTGCCTGAATGTGACAAAGATAGGAAGGAGTCTCACTCCACCACCTGAATGAAGAAGATATGTACCTACCTGGATGGGTGTCACCTGACTGAAAGCCAGCAACTCGGGTAAGTACCGTATTCATTGCTGGCTTTCATATGTTTCTTAATCTTCCAGGGTGAAATCTTGAGAGGAAAACCGAGTAGCGTCAATTCAAGGAAACCCTGTAGACATTTTTACATTCTGTGTATAGTTTTCGAACTAAAGGGTTCCATGGTGCAAAAAGTAATGCCGTTTCTCGTCCAGAAAGAGATACGATCCTATACTGATTTCGTTAGCTATGCGAAGATATGTATTAAGTGGTTGTTGAAGGTTGTGATATATAATGATACCGTTAATGAGAGTGTGTGTTTGTATTGTCTAGGGAATTTTTTTACAAGGGTAGTAGGGTGGAGCATTTCATTGCTAGTCCATGAGGATTTCGATTCTGTTTTCTTGTAATCAAAATCTTTTAGACTTGAATCTGTATATCGCTAACATATGAAGATATGTTTCTTTATCTTTTACACACATCATTTTACCCATCACTTCTTGTTATTTATGTGTCATATTTGTTCAGTTTCAGTCAGTATGTTATAAACCAAAAATTCGTTCTTAATTTCCTTGCTATTGAATTTTATTGTGGTACAACATTCTcgattcaatatttttttgaataaatgagtccttttctattttggcaaaaattaactctttaatccatcttattttaatatttttttactttctcTACTTGAACTAAAGACATTGAGAATTCTTTCGGTGCTTTCATTGAAAAATGAAGGGCGTTGTGTGAATTCTAATTGTTGTCACACCACAAAACATGATTATTGTTTGAATTTCATGAAACAGATTCTTGATTACTCTTCTTTTTGTAGTGGGTGAAAGCTGAACGAGCCCAGTAAAGGATGAATGAATCCAAGACAGAATTCTAGAATggcaaaattcaaaatttgataaaaatattcaaaaccTGATGAAATATTCCTATAGAATTCTAAAGCATAGAAAAGGTGCAAGTTTT is a window encoding:
- the LOC121771274 gene encoding nuclear poly(A) polymerase 4-like: MVGSDSLSSLPSLSPPPAEKKQPPKQWGVTKPLSLAGPIDADIQRNKDLEKFLVDSGLYESAEESAKRESVLALLKQIVKDWVKELTRLRGYTDQMVEDANAVIFTFGSYRLGVHGPGADIDTLCIGPSYVNREEDFFFVLHNILAKMEEVSELHPVSDAHVPVMKFKLDGISIDLLYASISLLVIPDDLDISNISVLYDIDEPTVRSLNGCRVADQILKLVPNVKNFRITLQCLKFWAKRRGVYSNVMGFLGGVNWAILVARLCQFYPKANPSMLVSRFFRVYTLWRWPNPVMLSEIEDNELGFSVWDPRKNPWDRNHLMPIITPAYPCMNSSYNVSSSTLRVIAEQFQFAKEICEDIELNKLQWNALFEQYLFFESYKNYLQVNIVASDLDDLRSWRGWVESRLRQLTLMIERDTTGKLQCHPYPHDYVDSSKQCAHCVFFMGLQRKQGEVIQEGQQFDIRKTVDEFRHQINSYVYWKPGMDIYVSHVRRKQIPSYVFPEGYKRSRHTRSLSQQQVDKNSSEGSEGCRPESAERIPKRKKGCDGSEVEGSPEKRPSISPQRQVSVSPEFICSRDSLSGSCSPLFETTKEKPSVMVESLLVNEMAKEVVPVVTKDVKTRSNRNDLQFDDCDEEMNPNSIRMQSNQGMHCAEFSDASYIPSSGTIQHLSSSNSMENDNEGSALDRSSEDNAQLLMYNGCENGASILGDGLRESLTKRLQWFSNLERELGPNLLRRTL